One Streptomyces sp. NBC_00223 genomic window carries:
- a CDS encoding MFS transporter, protein MTQDTPLSPPLPVPDGAGARRPAVRRRPPDLGLLTACQTLYQIAVSVDLTLTAIVGMRLAPTMALATLPLTLITVIGAVAAAAAGVLIPRFGYRAVMLAGSGAAVIGGCASAAAVHSRSFPLLCVGTSLVGLHKASGAYYRYLAADRAVPARRGRALATVLAGGVVAALAGPFLATESSMWFSTEFIGSYLVVSLASALVLPLIALLSATPGEPANSPARLRPPPAPLRPALGTVPFRRGLAALGYGGTVMTLLMATGPMGSQQAGHTVAQGAMVIQWHMVGMFAPSWFTGRLSTRFGPRAVALAGALVLVAGTAVGAAGTAMPLLMAALGLVGVGWNLLYVAGSGFVVQCYPQGRGSRIQSAVEGATACVSAAASLSAGYLFTRIGWSGANLAMLALSAFACLHFLRRTRA, encoded by the coding sequence ATGACCCAGGACACCCCGCTCAGCCCGCCGTTGCCGGTCCCGGACGGCGCCGGCGCCCGCCGTCCGGCCGTCCGGCGCCGACCGCCGGACCTCGGGCTGCTGACCGCCTGTCAGACCCTCTACCAGATCGCGGTGAGCGTCGATCTGACGCTCACCGCGATCGTGGGGATGCGGCTCGCGCCCACCATGGCGCTGGCCACGCTCCCGCTCACCCTGATCACGGTGATCGGGGCGGTGGCCGCGGCGGCGGCCGGCGTGCTCATCCCCCGGTTCGGCTACCGCGCGGTGATGCTGGCCGGCAGCGGCGCCGCCGTCATCGGCGGCTGCGCCTCGGCCGCCGCCGTGCACAGCCGGTCCTTCCCGCTGCTCTGCGTCGGCACCTCCCTGGTCGGCCTGCACAAGGCGAGCGGCGCCTACTACCGCTATCTCGCCGCCGACCGGGCGGTCCCGGCCCGTCGCGGCCGGGCGCTGGCCACCGTGCTGGCCGGCGGGGTCGTCGCCGCGCTGGCCGGGCCGTTCCTCGCCACCGAGAGCAGCATGTGGTTCAGCACCGAGTTCATCGGGTCGTATCTGGTGGTGTCCCTGGCCTCGGCTCTCGTCCTGCCGCTGATCGCGCTGCTGAGCGCGACTCCTGGCGAACCCGCGAACTCCCCGGCCCGGCTCCGGCCGCCGCCGGCGCCGCTGCGGCCGGCCCTGGGCACGGTGCCGTTCCGCCGGGGCCTGGCGGCGCTCGGCTACGGGGGCACGGTGATGACCCTGCTGATGGCCACCGGCCCGATGGGCAGTCAGCAGGCCGGGCACACGGTGGCGCAGGGCGCCATGGTCATCCAGTGGCACATGGTCGGGATGTTCGCGCCGTCGTGGTTCACCGGCCGGCTCAGCACCCGCTTCGGACCGCGCGCGGTCGCCCTGGCCGGCGCGCTCGTCCTGGTGGCGGGCACGGCGGTGGGCGCGGCGGGTACGGCCATGCCGCTGCTGATGGCGGCGCTCGGACTGGTGGGCGTCGGCTGGAATCTGCTGTACGTGGCGGGCAGCGGCTTCGTCGTCCAGTGCTACCCGCAAGGGCGCGGCAGCCGGATCCAGTCGGCCGTCGAGGGCGCCACGGCCTGCGTCAGCGCCGCCGCCTCCCTGAGCGCGGGGTATCTCTTCACCCGTATCGGCTGGTCGGGCGCCAATCTCGCCATGCTGGCCCTCAGCGCGTTCGCCTGCCTGCACTTCCTGCGCCGGACCCGGGCCTGA
- a CDS encoding WxL protein peptidoglycan domain-containing protein, with protein sequence MHTPVTRRTTAAVFVRTVVLALLAAFAVAGLAAGPAHAEDGTVAWTVRTASNSYGADRSSFSYTVNPGGKVEDTMVVANHGKDPLRLTVYAADGFTTDAGRLDLLPKDKKSVAIGAWVHTGSDSVEIKPGKSADVPFTATVPANATPGDYVGGILTSLTQPDNAEGINVDRRLGIKVKLRVSGALKPNLAVEKLHVDYDGSANPFAKGDATVSYTIHNTGNAILSADQKVSLSGPFGWLSAQAGKVAAPPELLPGESRQVKVPVHGVAPSVRLAATVTLTPRLTDASGTTTSLDPVRATAHTAAVPWTLALLVVVLIAVAVGAFVLARRGRTRRKLGEEARVRDAVEQALRDQEAQAR encoded by the coding sequence ATGCACACGCCAGTGACGCGCCGGACCACCGCCGCGGTTTTCGTCCGTACCGTCGTCCTGGCCCTGCTCGCCGCCTTCGCGGTCGCGGGCCTGGCGGCCGGTCCCGCCCACGCGGAGGACGGCACCGTCGCCTGGACGGTCAGAACGGCCTCCAACAGCTACGGCGCCGACCGCTCCAGCTTCAGCTACACGGTCAACCCCGGCGGCAAGGTCGAGGACACCATGGTCGTCGCCAACCACGGCAAGGACCCGCTGCGGCTCACCGTCTACGCCGCCGACGGCTTCACGACCGACGCCGGCCGGCTCGACCTGCTCCCCAAGGACAAGAAGTCCGTCGCGATCGGCGCCTGGGTCCACACGGGCAGCGACAGCGTCGAGATCAAGCCCGGTAAGTCCGCCGACGTCCCCTTCACGGCCACCGTCCCGGCCAACGCCACCCCCGGCGACTACGTCGGCGGCATCCTCACCTCCCTGACGCAGCCCGACAACGCCGAGGGCATCAACGTGGACCGGCGGCTCGGCATCAAGGTCAAGCTGCGGGTCAGCGGCGCGCTCAAGCCGAACCTCGCGGTCGAGAAACTCCATGTGGACTACGACGGTTCGGCCAATCCGTTCGCCAAGGGCGACGCCACCGTCAGCTACACGATCCACAACACGGGCAACGCCATCCTGTCGGCCGACCAGAAGGTCTCGCTCTCGGGCCCCTTCGGTTGGCTGTCGGCCCAGGCGGGCAAGGTCGCCGCGCCGCCGGAGCTGCTGCCCGGCGAGAGCCGGCAGGTGAAGGTGCCCGTGCACGGCGTGGCGCCCTCGGTCAGGCTGGCCGCGACCGTCACGCTGACGCCCCGGCTCACCGACGCGTCGGGCACCACGACCTCGCTCGACCCGGTCCGGGCCACGGCGCACACCGCGGCGGTGCCGTGGACGCTGGCGCTGCTGGTCGTCGTGCTGATCGCCGTTGCCGTCGGGGCGTTCGTACTCGCCCGCCGGGGTCGGACACGCCGCAAGCTGGGCGAGGAGGCGCGGGTGCGGGACGCCGTCGAGCAGGCGCTGCGCGACCAGGAGGCGCAGGCGCGCTGA
- a CDS encoding metallophosphoesterase family protein — translation MKLSTSVQAPGLVRRRVATGATATVLGLALALGSGLTAASAGAAESTSITGIILGVGANESQRTVTWYSSADTAQKIQVAPTASVVNGEFPADAATFDAAGAANIATSGGFNRHATITGLKERTAYSYRVGTEGSWSTAYSFKTQDFEGNYDFLFFGDPQIGSSGDVAKDQAGWQDTLDVSLAANPNAELLVSGGDQVETANTESQWNAFLAPDKLRQYPWAATIGNHDVGGKAYEQHLYTPNTDRSAPLYSNGDPKSNTSGGDYWYIYKDVLFIDINSNSYATSQGGGGDAAHLSYISDVVNQHGNEAKWKVLVFHHSIYSPADHAKDSDNKVRRVDFPTAVSKLGVDLVLQGHDHSYSRSYLIKNGQKQDPTEQPGAADVFPGPGGVLYVTANSASGSKYYDITNPDNSGTSGAGNGADPLNPKSYWYNSVENQEHVRTYVKVQVRNDKLVVENVRSGTCAAPNAAVERGLVCANTPAGQPVGSLVDKVTVHPYHGAGQDLQVNVPDAPPGEFGWTIDGYNGLVDLGTAEDHDGDYFEATGHINPIVVTDSRRSLAPWSISAGVSDFKDGDKKFSGAYLGWTPQVVAAGAGAKASGPVGSAYDDHGPGLSVSRGLGWADQGHARGTAKLGADLDLKIPGNVDKGAYRATLTITALSS, via the coding sequence ATGAAACTGAGCACATCGGTACAGGCCCCCGGGCTTGTGCGGCGTCGCGTGGCCACCGGGGCCACCGCGACGGTCCTGGGCCTGGCTCTGGCCCTCGGCAGCGGTCTGACGGCGGCCTCCGCCGGCGCCGCTGAGTCCACCTCGATCACCGGCATCATCCTCGGTGTGGGCGCCAACGAGTCCCAGCGCACCGTGACGTGGTACTCCTCGGCCGACACCGCGCAGAAGATCCAGGTCGCCCCGACCGCCTCGGTGGTCAACGGCGAGTTCCCGGCCGACGCGGCCACCTTCGACGCCGCCGGCGCGGCGAACATCGCCACCAGCGGCGGCTTCAACCGTCACGCGACGATCACCGGCCTGAAGGAGCGCACGGCGTACTCGTACCGTGTCGGCACCGAGGGCAGCTGGTCCACGGCGTACTCCTTCAAGACGCAGGACTTCGAGGGCAACTACGACTTCCTGTTCTTCGGCGACCCGCAGATCGGCTCGTCCGGCGATGTGGCGAAGGACCAGGCCGGCTGGCAGGACACCCTGGACGTGTCGCTCGCGGCCAACCCGAACGCCGAACTGCTCGTCTCGGGCGGTGACCAGGTCGAGACCGCGAACACCGAGTCCCAGTGGAACGCCTTCCTGGCGCCCGACAAGCTGCGCCAGTACCCGTGGGCGGCCACCATCGGCAACCACGACGTCGGCGGCAAGGCCTACGAGCAGCACCTCTACACCCCGAACACCGACCGCTCGGCGCCGCTGTACTCCAACGGCGACCCGAAGTCGAACACGTCCGGCGGTGACTACTGGTACATCTACAAGGATGTGCTGTTCATCGACATCAACAGCAACAGCTACGCCACCTCGCAGGGCGGCGGCGGCGACGCGGCCCACCTGTCGTACATCTCCGACGTCGTCAACCAGCACGGCAACGAGGCCAAGTGGAAGGTGCTCGTCTTCCACCACTCGATCTACTCGCCGGCCGACCACGCCAAGGACAGCGACAACAAGGTGCGCCGGGTCGACTTCCCGACCGCCGTCTCCAAGCTCGGTGTCGACCTGGTGCTCCAGGGCCACGACCACAGCTACTCCCGCAGCTACCTGATCAAGAACGGCCAGAAGCAGGACCCGACCGAGCAGCCCGGCGCGGCCGATGTCTTCCCCGGCCCCGGCGGCGTGCTGTACGTGACGGCCAACTCGGCCTCCGGTTCGAAGTACTACGACATCACGAACCCGGACAACAGCGGTACGAGCGGCGCGGGCAACGGCGCCGACCCGCTGAACCCGAAGAGCTACTGGTACAACTCGGTGGAGAACCAGGAGCACGTCCGGACCTACGTCAAGGTCCAGGTGCGCAACGACAAGCTCGTCGTCGAGAACGTCCGCAGCGGCACCTGCGCCGCTCCGAACGCGGCGGTGGAGCGCGGCCTGGTGTGCGCCAACACCCCCGCCGGCCAGCCGGTCGGCTCGCTCGTCGACAAGGTCACCGTGCACCCGTACCACGGCGCCGGCCAGGACCTCCAGGTCAACGTGCCGGACGCGCCCCCCGGTGAGTTCGGCTGGACGATCGACGGCTACAACGGCCTGGTGGACCTCGGCACCGCCGAGGACCACGACGGCGACTACTTCGAGGCGACGGGTCACATCAACCCGATCGTCGTCACCGACAGCCGCCGCTCGCTCGCCCCTTGGTCGATCTCGGCCGGTGTGAGTGACTTCAAGGACGGCGACAAGAAGTTCTCCGGCGCGTACCTCGGCTGGACCCCGCAGGTGGTCGCGGCCGGCGCCGGTGCCAAGGCCAGCGGTCCCGTGGGCTCGGCCTACGACGACCACGGCCCCGGCCTGTCCGTCTCGCGCGGTCTCGGCTGGGCCGACCAGGGCCACGCCCGCGGCACCGCCAAGCTCGGCGCCGACCTGGATCTGAAGATCCCCGGCAACGTCGACAAGGGCGCCTACCGCGCCACCCTCACGATCACCGCTCTCAGCAGCTGA
- a CDS encoding HupE/UreJ family protein, whose translation MSPRVRRVVIGITAALIAFLSTAQPASAHGFTSAVYVHVTAGDDDRVRTKLELEYDLFVVSTADFEGDDALFRTGNAAFEAGDTAAQAAALNDHAKSAVTYVTKRFSVSSDGEDCTPTRVGDFTMGRRDGVPYADLLLDWACSGRGDDHRVRSGLFPDAEKYVTGTKTIVTYDLDGRSGSAALDAAHPSFSMGQPWYAWFWEFFRLGAEHLLTGIDHILFLLALIAGSRRPREIVLAATSFTLAHSVTFMLAALGVVDVPSRVVEPVIALSIAVVAGWYLWRIWRRGDRATELETVTQGHFGLDRAGWTRLGVVFCFGLVHGLGFAGALGIDSAWSWTLLGSLLVFNVGIETVQLALIALVFPVLTLLRHRSPTVGLWATGAISAGVAAMGLVWFVQRLFGV comes from the coding sequence ATGTCCCCACGTGTCCGCCGCGTCGTCATCGGGATCACCGCGGCGCTGATCGCTTTTCTGAGCACCGCTCAACCGGCGTCCGCCCATGGCTTCACCTCGGCCGTGTACGTCCATGTCACCGCGGGTGACGACGACCGCGTACGGACGAAGCTGGAACTCGAATACGACCTCTTCGTCGTCTCCACCGCCGACTTCGAGGGCGACGACGCCCTCTTCCGCACCGGGAACGCCGCGTTCGAGGCAGGTGACACCGCCGCGCAGGCCGCCGCGCTCAACGACCACGCGAAGTCGGCCGTCACCTACGTCACCAAGCGCTTCTCCGTGAGCTCCGACGGCGAGGACTGCACGCCCACCCGCGTGGGGGACTTCACCATGGGCCGGCGCGACGGCGTACCGTACGCCGATCTGCTGCTCGACTGGGCCTGTTCGGGGCGGGGCGACGACCACCGGGTGCGCAGCGGGCTGTTCCCCGACGCGGAGAAGTACGTCACCGGCACCAAGACGATCGTCACCTACGACCTCGACGGCCGTTCCGGCAGCGCCGCGCTCGACGCCGCGCATCCGTCCTTCTCGATGGGTCAGCCGTGGTACGCGTGGTTCTGGGAGTTCTTCCGCCTGGGCGCCGAGCATCTGCTGACCGGGATCGACCACATCCTCTTCCTGCTCGCGCTCATCGCCGGGTCACGGCGGCCGCGCGAGATCGTGCTCGCGGCCACGAGTTTCACGCTCGCGCACTCGGTGACGTTCATGCTCGCCGCCCTCGGTGTGGTCGACGTGCCGTCGAGGGTCGTGGAGCCGGTCATCGCGCTGTCGATCGCGGTGGTCGCCGGCTGGTACCTGTGGCGGATCTGGCGGCGCGGCGACCGGGCCACCGAGCTGGAGACGGTGACACAGGGCCACTTCGGCCTGGACCGCGCGGGCTGGACCCGCCTCGGGGTGGTGTTCTGCTTCGGCCTCGTGCACGGTCTGGGCTTCGCGGGCGCGCTGGGGATCGACTCGGCCTGGTCATGGACCCTGCTGGGATCCCTGCTGGTGTTCAACGTCGGCATCGAGACCGTGCAGTTGGCGCTCATCGCCCTCGTCTTCCCCGTACTGACCCTGCTGCGGCACCGCTCGCCGACGGTCGGCCTCTGGGCGACCGGCGCGATCTCCGCGGGAGTGGCGGCGATGGGGCTCGTGTGGTTCGTGCAACGGCTGTTCGGCGTCTGA